Proteins found in one Sorghum bicolor cultivar BTx623 chromosome 1, Sorghum_bicolor_NCBIv3, whole genome shotgun sequence genomic segment:
- the LOC110431944 gene encoding leucine-rich repeat-containing protein 59-like translates to MCFCGDPCKVEISEDEETYRQRYWMCSNFAWEPTPKQRRSNFITPPPLCDFEQWIDTEVKESDKRLLQGLKEWDAERAEILEKRRREEAQKREHKEEEERRRVAAAREEREKKLERVRRAKAAIDENPDAQRKGKWPRCTQ, encoded by the exons ATGTGCTTTTGTGGTGATCCTTGCAAGGTAGAAATTTCGGAAGACGAGGAAACCTATCGGCAGAGGTATTGGATGTGTTCGAATTTTGCCTGGGAGCCTACGCCAAAACAACGCCGCAGTAACTTTATT ACCCCTCCACCATTGTGTGATTTTGAGCAGTGGATCGACACTGAGGTTAAGGAGTCCGACAAGCGGCTTCTACAAGGCCTAAAGGAGTGGGATGCAGAGCGTGCAGAGATATTAGAGAAGAGACGTAGAGAGGAGGCTCAAAAGAGGGAGcacaaggaagaggaggaaagaAGACGTGTTGCTGCGGCTCGGGAGGAGAGGGAAAAGAAGCTTGAGCGTGTGCGCCGAGCGAAGGCAGCGATTGATGAGAATCCAGATGCCCAGAGGAAGGGAAAGTGGCCTCGTTGCACTCAGTAG